From the genome of Eucalyptus grandis isolate ANBG69807.140 chromosome 2, ASM1654582v1, whole genome shotgun sequence, one region includes:
- the LOC120290589 gene encoding MADS-box transcription factor 50-like, translating to MGKRRRTEIAEIADPAARLVTYSKRRKGLFNKASQLCRLCGARTAVLVFSPAGKPYSFGDPSADEIIGDYLRHSDCDGDGDVTPPMGLTQWADWMETEWEACATEEDLESLILKYEAVRDCARDKLKSLEEEASQVGVGGGESRILSAEEIDALFEGLGQWPALSDLLTDGDGDGQRRRQLFGAASTPTSSDLEYQGFDPDELLNLSEDGDLEDNGFDPDGFLNLLEDGEVDGGRKGPSTSPEDSAVGGGFNADDFFGLGDLHVLL from the exons ATGGGTAAGCGCCGGCGAACGGAAATAGCCGAGATCGCCGACCCGGCTGCCCGGCTCGTGACCTACTCCAAGAGGCGCAAGGGCCTCTTCAATAAGGCCTCCCAGCTCTGCCGCCTCTGCGGCGCTCGCACCGCCGTCCTTGTCTTCTCCCCCGCCGGCAAGCCCTACTCTTTCGGCGACCCATCGGCCGATGAGATTATTGGCGACTACCTCCGCCACAGCgactgcgacggcgacggcgacgtgaCCCCGCCGATGGGCCTGACCCAGTGGGCGGACTGGATGGAAACGGAGTGGGAGGCTTGCGCAACCGAGGAGGATCTCGAGTCCCTGATCTTGAAGTACGAAGCCGTCCGCGACTGCGCGCGCGATAAATTGAAATCTTTGGAGGAGGAAGCATCCCAAGTCGGGGTCGGTGGCGGCGAATCTCGCATTCTGAGCGCGGAGGAGATTGATGCGCTTTTCGAGGGTTTAGGCCAATGGCCAGCGCTCTCAGATCTCTTgacggacggcgacggcgacgggcaacggcggcggcaacT TTTTGGAGCGGCGTCGACCCCCACGAGCTCCGATCTTGAGTATCAAGGGTTTGATCCGGACGAGTTGCTGAATCTATCGGAGGACGGCGACCTTGAGGATAATGGGTTTGACCCGGATGGGTTCCTGAATCTGTTGGAGGACGGCGAGGTGGACGGCGGCCGGAAAGGTCCCTCGACTTCGCCGGAGGACTCAGCTGTCGGCGGTGGATTCAATGCCGACGACTTCTTTGGACTTGGAGATCTGCATGTCCTGCTGTGA